The following coding sequences are from one Acidobacteriota bacterium window:
- a CDS encoding ATP-binding protein — protein sequence MEAGLAHYADLYDFAPTGYLTFDGEGTIRQVNLNGARLLGIERSGLLNRRFGQFVAESDRRAFSDFLQKVFVGTAKESCEVMLPRGDSQPLIVQIEATRSVDGQECRAVMLDITAHKRAEEEQARLETQLQQAQKMESVGRLAGGVAHDFNNMLSVILGHAELALAQVDLTQPLHADLEEIRKAAMRSADLTRQLLAFARKQTVAPRVLDLNDTVAGMINMLRRLIGENVDLQWRPAADLWPVNVDPSQIDQILANLCVNARDAISGVGKVTIETGNTTFDERYCAANVGCNPGDYVLLALSDDGCGMDKDTVSHLFEPFFTTKVMGKGTGLGLATIYGIVKQNSGSVNVYSEPNLGTTFKIYLPRHAGKAAEARTEGPTKPTARGQETILLVEDEPAILTLTKRMLEQQGYSVLAASTPGGAKSLAKEHAGEIHLLMTDVVMPEMNGRILARNLLYLYPRMKRLFMSGYTADVIAHQGVLDEGVHFVQKPFSTEELATKVRNALDAED from the coding sequence GTGGAGGCGGGGCTGGCGCATTACGCCGACCTCTACGACTTCGCCCCGACGGGCTACCTGACCTTCGATGGTGAGGGGACAATCCGGCAGGTGAACTTGAACGGCGCGCGCCTGCTCGGCATCGAGCGCTCTGGATTGTTGAACCGCCGCTTCGGTCAATTCGTTGCCGAGAGCGACCGTCGCGCTTTCAGCGACTTCCTGCAGAAGGTCTTTGTCGGCACTGCCAAAGAGAGCTGCGAAGTGATGCTGCCGCGAGGAGATTCTCAGCCTCTTATTGTGCAGATCGAGGCCACCCGCAGCGTAGATGGGCAGGAATGTCGCGCCGTGATGCTGGACATCACCGCCCACAAGCGGGCTGAGGAAGAACAGGCGAGACTCGAAACCCAGCTCCAGCAGGCCCAGAAGATGGAATCGGTGGGTCGCCTGGCCGGCGGCGTGGCCCATGACTTCAACAATATGTTGAGCGTGATCCTCGGACATGCGGAGTTGGCGCTCGCGCAGGTGGACCTGACGCAGCCGCTCCATGCCGATCTTGAGGAAATCCGCAAAGCGGCCATGCGCTCCGCCGACCTGACCCGGCAACTGCTCGCGTTTGCCCGCAAGCAAACCGTCGCGCCCAGAGTGCTGGACCTGAACGACACCGTGGCGGGCATGATCAACATGCTGCGTCGGCTCATCGGCGAGAATGTCGACCTCCAGTGGCGGCCGGCGGCAGACTTATGGCCGGTCAACGTGGACCCGTCGCAGATCGACCAGATTCTGGCAAACCTGTGCGTCAATGCCCGGGACGCGATCTCTGGCGTCGGCAAGGTGACGATTGAAACCGGAAACACCACCTTCGACGAGCGTTACTGCGCCGCGAACGTGGGATGTAACCCGGGCGACTACGTGCTTCTTGCACTGAGCGACGACGGCTGCGGCATGGACAAGGACACCGTGTCGCATCTGTTCGAACCGTTCTTCACGACCAAGGTGATGGGCAAGGGCACAGGCCTGGGATTGGCCACCATCTACGGCATCGTCAAACAGAACAGCGGCAGCGTCAACGTCTACAGCGAGCCGAACCTGGGAACGACGTTCAAAATCTATCTGCCACGCCACGCGGGCAAAGCCGCGGAGGCGAGGACGGAAGGCCCGACAAAACCGACCGCGCGTGGCCAGGAGACGATCCTGCTCGTGGAGGACGAGCCGGCCATCCTGACGCTGACCAAGAGAATGCTCGAACAGCAGGGCTACAGCGTGCTGGCCGCGAGTACGCCGGGCGGAGCCAAGAGCCTTGCGAAGGAACACGCCGGCGAGATTCACCTGCTGATGACCGACGTCGTGATGCCCGAGATGAACGGCCGGATCCTGGCGAGGAACCTGCTGTACCTCTATCCCCGCATGAAGCGCCTGTTCATGTCGGGATATACCGCCGACGTGATCGCCCATCAGGGCGTGCTGGATGAAGGCGTGCATTTCGTCCAGAAGCCGTTCTCAACTGAAGAACTGGCCACAAAGGTGCGCAACGCCCTGGACGCCGAGGATTGA
- a CDS encoding PAS domain-containing protein, with protein sequence MFPIVGIGASAGGLEALEAFLENVPAGSGLAFVIIQHLDPTHKGIMAELLQRSTTMKVIQVKDRTLVQPDCVYVIPPNKDMSILHGALHLLDPAAPRGLRLPIDFFFRSLAEDAEERSIGVILSGMGSDGTLGLKAIKGKAGAVFVQDPTSAKFDGMPRSAVDAGLADVVAPVEALPGKIVAYLHHVPLIARPAPAEEDRSHSAFDKIAILLREHTGHDVSLYKKNTVYRRIERRMGLHQIDRIGTYVRYLQENPQERELLFKELLIGVTSFFRDPETWDALKAEVIPALLKERAPGQALRVWIPACATGEEAYSLAIVFKEVMERLGSPRSHTLQIFATDLDRDAIERARTAVFPANIAADVSPERLSRFFVPTERGYQVAKVVRDTVIFAPQNVIMDPPFTKLDMVSCRNLLIYLMPELQKKLLPLFHYSLNSGGVLLLGSAETIGGSTELFAPLNDKARLYRRVDSGRGAVPIEFPASFLLARRSVSPPPQALKPAASLQALAEQLLLQRYAPAAVLVNAKGDILFICGRTGKYLEPAAGKANLNVFAMAREGLRYELTEAFQRALRRPDAVVRRNVKVGTNGGVQTIDLTVQAIAEPEALRGLVMVVFADVATPTETKGPAEGKGSSVSRSRLRAAERDHEQTRQELQVTREEMQTSQEELKSVNEELQSTNEEIQSTNEELTTAQEEMQSMNEELQTLNAELQRKVDDLSRLNNDMKNLLDSTEIAIVFLDPALRVRLFTAGSNRVFKLIPGDVGRAISNIASELMYPELVDHAHEVLRTLAVHEQSAAGRDGSWFQVRIMPYRTLENMIDGVVITFADITEATRKEAVLQKANDLLRLAAVARDAHDAITAQDLDGRMIAWNPGAVRMYGWSETEALAMNVRDRIPPKLREEALAKLARLSRADILEPYRTRRITKAGAIVDVSIISSALVNEAGQVYAIATTEREQDATLDRAKETAP encoded by the coding sequence CTGTTTCCGATCGTCGGCATCGGCGCGTCCGCCGGGGGACTCGAGGCCCTGGAAGCCTTCCTGGAAAACGTGCCCGCGGGCAGCGGCCTGGCGTTCGTCATCATCCAGCATCTGGACCCGACGCACAAGGGGATCATGGCGGAGTTGCTCCAGCGCTCCACCACCATGAAGGTCATCCAGGTCAAGGACCGCACCCTCGTCCAGCCGGACTGCGTCTATGTGATCCCGCCGAACAAGGACATGTCTATCCTGCACGGAGCTCTGCACCTGCTCGACCCGGCGGCGCCCCGCGGGCTGCGGCTGCCGATTGATTTCTTCTTCCGCTCGCTGGCCGAGGATGCGGAGGAGCGCAGCATCGGCGTCATTCTGTCGGGCATGGGCAGTGACGGCACGCTTGGTCTCAAAGCCATCAAGGGGAAAGCGGGCGCGGTCTTTGTGCAGGACCCGACCTCGGCGAAGTTCGATGGCATGCCCCGCAGCGCCGTCGACGCCGGATTGGCGGATGTCGTCGCCCCGGTGGAGGCGTTGCCCGGCAAGATCGTCGCCTATCTCCACCACGTGCCCCTCATCGCCCGGCCTGCACCCGCCGAGGAGGATAGGAGCCATAGCGCCTTCGATAAGATCGCGATCCTGTTGCGGGAGCATACCGGCCACGACGTGTCCCTCTACAAGAAGAACACCGTGTATCGCCGAATCGAGCGGCGCATGGGTCTGCACCAGATTGACCGGATCGGCACCTACGTCCGGTACCTGCAGGAGAATCCCCAGGAACGGGAGTTGCTCTTCAAGGAGCTCTTGATCGGGGTCACGAGTTTCTTCCGCGACCCCGAAACGTGGGACGCATTGAAAGCCGAGGTCATCCCGGCGCTGCTGAAAGAACGCGCGCCAGGACAGGCGCTGCGGGTCTGGATTCCCGCCTGCGCCACCGGCGAGGAAGCGTATTCCCTGGCGATCGTCTTTAAAGAGGTAATGGAACGACTCGGGTCGCCCCGCAGCCACACGCTCCAGATCTTCGCCACCGACCTGGACCGGGACGCCATCGAACGAGCCCGTACGGCCGTGTTCCCCGCCAACATTGCTGCCGATGTGTCGCCGGAGCGGCTGAGCCGGTTCTTCGTCCCGACGGAGCGCGGCTACCAGGTCGCCAAGGTTGTCCGGGATACGGTGATTTTTGCGCCGCAAAACGTCATCATGGACCCGCCTTTTACCAAGCTTGACATGGTGAGCTGCCGCAACCTGCTCATCTACCTGATGCCGGAGTTGCAGAAGAAACTCCTGCCGCTGTTTCACTACAGCCTGAATTCCGGCGGCGTGCTGCTTCTGGGGAGCGCGGAGACGATTGGCGGCTCTACCGAACTCTTCGCGCCACTGAATGACAAGGCACGGCTGTACCGGCGGGTCGACTCCGGCCGGGGAGCGGTGCCGATTGAATTTCCCGCCTCGTTCCTGCTCGCCCGGAGAAGTGTGTCGCCGCCGCCACAGGCGTTGAAACCGGCGGCCAGTCTCCAGGCGCTGGCCGAGCAATTGCTGTTGCAGCGGTATGCCCCCGCCGCTGTGCTGGTCAACGCCAAGGGCGACATTCTGTTCATCTGCGGGCGGACGGGCAAGTACCTGGAGCCGGCGGCGGGCAAAGCCAATTTGAACGTCTTCGCCATGGCCCGCGAGGGTCTGCGCTACGAGCTGACCGAGGCCTTCCAGCGGGCGCTCCGGCGACCCGACGCGGTTGTCCGCAGGAACGTGAAGGTCGGGACCAATGGCGGCGTGCAAACCATCGACCTCACCGTGCAGGCCATCGCGGAGCCGGAGGCGTTGCGCGGCCTGGTGATGGTCGTCTTTGCGGACGTGGCCACGCCCACGGAAACGAAAGGGCCGGCCGAAGGCAAAGGCTCTTCGGTCAGCCGCTCCCGGCTGCGAGCAGCGGAGCGGGACCACGAGCAGACGCGCCAGGAGTTGCAAGTGACCCGGGAGGAGATGCAGACCTCCCAGGAGGAACTCAAGTCCGTCAACGAGGAATTGCAGTCCACCAACGAGGAGATCCAGTCCACCAACGAGGAGTTGACCACCGCCCAGGAAGAAATGCAGTCCATGAACGAGGAACTGCAGACGCTCAACGCCGAACTGCAACGCAAGGTGGACGACTTGTCCCGGCTCAACAACGACATGAAGAATCTGCTCGACAGCACGGAGATCGCCATCGTGTTCCTGGACCCCGCGCTTCGCGTGCGGCTGTTTACGGCCGGGTCGAACCGGGTGTTCAAACTCATTCCGGGCGACGTGGGCCGGGCGATCTCGAACATCGCCTCGGAACTGATGTACCCGGAACTGGTCGACCACGCGCACGAGGTGCTGCGGACGCTGGCCGTTCACGAGCAGTCGGCCGCCGGGCGCGACGGGAGCTGGTTCCAGGTGCGCATCATGCCCTACCGCACGCTCGAGAACATGATTGACGGCGTGGTGATCACCTTCGCGGACATCACGGAGGCTACGCGGAAGGAGGCGGTGCTGCAGAAGGCCAATGACCTGCTCCGGCTGGCGGCGGTCGCGCGCGACGCGCACGATGCGATTACCGCCCAGGACCTGGACGGCCGGATGATCGCCTGGAACCCGGGCGCGGTGCGGATGTACGGCTGGAGCGAAACCGAGGCGCTGGCGATGAACGTGCGGGACCGGATCCCGCCGAAGTTGCGAGAGGAAGCGCTGGCCAAGCTGGCCCGGCTGAGCCGGGCGGACATTCTGGAACCGTATCGCACCCGCCGGATCACCAAAGCTGGCGCGATCGTGGACGTCTCGATCATCTCCTCGGCATTGGTGAACGAGGCCGGTCAGGTGTATGCGATTGCGACGACGGAACGGGAGCAGGACGCCACGCTTGATCGAGCGAAAGAGACCGCGCCATGA
- a CDS encoding PDZ domain-containing protein, whose amino-acid sequence MRQCRAILGVLSLVAVVLAAVLAVAALPGVAVLTAAPDNESTRLLRSPTVSATEIAFAYANNIWVVERAGGSARRLTSFQGQTVNPHFSPDGKWIAFSGDYAGNTDAYVVPASGGEPRRLTWHPGADQVQGWTPDGKSVVFASSRATWAPSGSPRFWTVPAEGGVEEPMALPRAYQGKISADGTRIAYRMNNSWDDERRNYRGGQNRPIWIVDLKSFDLISPPWTDSKDVDPCWVGDTVFFISDRDGVANVWSFDTRAKKLTQVTTFTDFDVKTMDSGADTVVFEQAGNIHELDPKSGREHVVTIHAAGDFPWMMSKWEDVTSRMTSISLSPTGKRVVVEARGEIFTIPAEKGDVRNLTKSSGSAERDPAWSPDGKFVSYFSDKSGEYKLVIETQDGLAPPREIALQNPTHYYTPSWSPDSKKIMFTDTNLKVWVLDVATGQAKVVGSDPWMVPTRTLNPTWSPDSKWVAYSSRLRSLYHAIFVSNVETGESKQVTDALADAVFPVWDAGGKYLWFFASTDFALRSQWLDMTSYDHQENFGLYCAVLKKGDQSPLLPESDEDKGVGSAPAPGDPASGSGRGGRGGSSAGAGQAAGEVPGAGGDQPAPAARGPRQPVTVEIDFVGLPQRIISVPGVAGRPYTLLRPGVAGTVFYLEPAAAGGGGRGGGGATLQRYRLSDRRAATFVSGVTTYDVSADGRKLVYRGGGGGGGGRGAAGGAGSGPSLYLVDADRTPPQPGQGRLEATLRMFLEPKEEFKQIFNEGWRNQRDYLYVPNLHGTDWPKMKQMYGALLPYAMHRADLNYLLDNMGSEISIGHSYVRGGDMPEVPPVYGGLLGADFAIDSQRYKIARIYDNESWNPDLRAPLATPGVDVSVGDYVLAINGVELKAPDNIYRLLDGTAGRQTVLTVNAKPVMEGAKQVTVVPVANEQGLRTRAFVESNRRLVDKLSDGQLAYVYVPNTGQPGYTSFNRYYFAQQEKKGAIIDERFNGGGSAADYIIDVLQRDFDGYFNNVAGDRYPFTSPAAGIWGPKVMIINEMAGSGGDLMPYMFRYRKIGLLVGKRTWGGLVHTADTPGFIDGGSMIAPRGGFFSRDNKWAVENEGVGPDVDVENWPKDVIAGHDPQLERAVQEGLRMLKAKPVDRATKEPPPPTWGKRK is encoded by the coding sequence ATGCGTCAGTGTCGAGCGATCCTCGGTGTCCTGTCTCTCGTCGCGGTTGTGCTTGCGGCCGTGCTGGCGGTCGCGGCTCTGCCCGGCGTGGCGGTGCTGACCGCAGCGCCTGACAACGAATCCACGCGCCTGCTGCGCTCGCCCACGGTCAGCGCCACCGAGATTGCCTTCGCCTACGCCAACAACATCTGGGTGGTCGAGCGTGCCGGCGGGTCGGCCCGCCGCCTCACGAGCTTCCAGGGCCAGACGGTCAACCCTCATTTCTCACCCGACGGCAAGTGGATCGCATTCAGCGGCGACTACGCCGGCAATACGGACGCGTACGTCGTGCCCGCCTCGGGGGGCGAACCCCGCCGGCTGACGTGGCATCCCGGCGCAGACCAGGTCCAGGGCTGGACGCCGGACGGCAAATCCGTCGTCTTCGCGTCGTCTCGGGCGACGTGGGCGCCGAGCGGGTCGCCGCGCTTCTGGACCGTGCCGGCCGAAGGCGGCGTCGAAGAGCCGATGGCGCTGCCGAGAGCCTACCAGGGGAAGATCTCCGCCGACGGGACGCGGATCGCCTACCGGATGAACAACTCGTGGGACGACGAGCGCCGGAACTACCGTGGCGGGCAGAACCGGCCGATCTGGATCGTCGACCTCAAGTCCTTCGACCTCATCTCGCCGCCGTGGACCGACTCGAAGGACGTCGATCCCTGCTGGGTGGGCGACACGGTGTTCTTCATCTCTGACCGCGATGGCGTGGCCAACGTCTGGTCGTTCGACACCAGGGCGAAGAAGCTGACGCAGGTCACCACGTTCACCGACTTCGACGTCAAGACGATGGACTCTGGCGCCGACACGGTCGTCTTCGAGCAGGCGGGCAACATCCATGAACTTGATCCGAAGAGCGGACGCGAGCACGTGGTCACGATCCACGCGGCCGGCGACTTCCCGTGGATGATGTCGAAATGGGAAGACGTCACGAGCCGCATGACCAGCATCAGTCTCTCGCCGACCGGCAAGCGCGTTGTCGTCGAGGCGCGAGGCGAAATCTTCACCATCCCGGCCGAAAAGGGCGATGTCCGCAACCTGACGAAGTCGAGCGGATCCGCCGAGCGCGACCCGGCCTGGTCGCCTGACGGCAAGTTCGTGTCGTACTTCAGCGACAAATCTGGCGAGTACAAGCTCGTCATCGAGACACAGGATGGGCTCGCACCGCCGCGCGAGATTGCGCTCCAGAACCCGACCCACTACTACACACCGTCGTGGTCGCCCGACTCGAAGAAGATCATGTTCACCGACACCAATCTCAAGGTGTGGGTGCTGGACGTCGCCACGGGCCAGGCGAAGGTTGTGGGCAGCGATCCATGGATGGTGCCCACGCGCACGCTCAATCCCACGTGGAGTCCAGATTCCAAGTGGGTGGCGTACTCGAGCCGGTTGCGATCGCTTTACCACGCCATCTTCGTGAGCAACGTCGAGACCGGCGAGAGCAAGCAGGTCACCGACGCGCTGGCCGACGCCGTGTTTCCAGTGTGGGATGCGGGTGGCAAGTACCTGTGGTTCTTTGCGTCGACTGATTTTGCCCTGCGATCGCAATGGCTCGACATGACGTCGTACGACCACCAAGAGAACTTCGGTCTCTATTGTGCCGTGCTGAAGAAGGGCGACCAGAGTCCGTTGTTGCCGGAGAGTGACGAAGATAAGGGCGTGGGCAGCGCGCCCGCGCCGGGAGATCCGGCGTCGGGCTCGGGCCGCGGGGGCCGCGGTGGTTCGTCGGCAGGCGCGGGACAGGCGGCTGGAGAAGTCCCAGGGGCTGGTGGCGATCAACCTGCGCCGGCAGCGCGGGGTCCGCGCCAGCCTGTCACGGTCGAGATTGATTTTGTCGGGCTGCCGCAGCGCATCATCTCGGTGCCCGGCGTGGCGGGGCGGCCGTATACGCTGTTGCGGCCGGGCGTGGCGGGCACCGTGTTCTATCTCGAACCGGCGGCGGCTGGCGGCGGCGGGCGCGGCGGCGGAGGCGCGACGCTCCAGCGGTATCGCCTGAGCGATCGCAGGGCCGCGACGTTTGTGAGCGGCGTCACGACCTATGACGTGAGCGCGGACGGCCGCAAGCTTGTGTATCGAGGTGGCGGAGGAGGCGGCGGCGGCCGAGGCGCGGCTGGAGGGGCAGGCAGCGGCCCCAGCTTGTATCTGGTCGACGCCGACCGCACGCCTCCGCAGCCCGGCCAGGGCCGCCTGGAGGCGACGCTCCGGATGTTCCTGGAGCCGAAAGAAGAGTTCAAGCAGATCTTCAACGAGGGGTGGCGCAATCAACGCGACTACCTGTACGTGCCCAACCTGCACGGCACCGACTGGCCGAAGATGAAGCAGATGTACGGCGCGCTGCTGCCGTACGCGATGCATCGGGCCGACTTGAACTACCTGCTCGACAACATGGGATCCGAAATCAGTATCGGCCACTCGTACGTGCGTGGGGGCGATATGCCGGAGGTGCCGCCGGTGTATGGCGGACTGCTCGGCGCCGATTTCGCCATCGACAGCCAGCGCTACAAAATCGCCAGAATCTACGACAACGAAAGCTGGAATCCCGATCTCCGCGCTCCATTGGCGACACCGGGCGTAGACGTATCGGTTGGCGATTACGTGCTCGCGATCAATGGCGTGGAACTGAAGGCGCCAGACAATATCTATCGTCTGCTCGATGGCACCGCCGGCAGGCAGACCGTGCTCACGGTCAACGCCAAGCCCGTGATGGAGGGCGCGAAGCAGGTGACGGTCGTTCCCGTCGCGAATGAACAGGGGCTGCGGACGAGGGCGTTTGTCGAATCGAACCGGCGTCTGGTCGACAAACTGTCCGACGGGCAGCTCGCGTATGTGTACGTGCCGAACACGGGACAACCCGGTTACACGAGCTTCAACCGCTACTACTTCGCGCAGCAGGAGAAGAAGGGCGCGATCATCGACGAGCGATTCAACGGCGGCGGGTCTGCGGCCGACTACATCATCGACGTCCTGCAGCGCGACTTCGACGGCTACTTCAACAACGTGGCCGGCGATCGCTATCCGTTCACGAGCCCTGCGGCAGGCATCTGGGGGCCGAAGGTGATGATCATCAACGAGATGGCCGGCTCGGGCGGCGACCTGATGCCGTACATGTTCCGGTACCGCAAGATCGGCCTGCTGGTAGGCAAACGCACGTGGGGAGGCCTCGTGCACACAGCCGACACGCCAGGCTTTATCGACGGTGGTTCGATGATTGCACCGCGCGGCGGGTTCTTCTCGCGCGACAACAAGTGGGCCGTCGAGAATGAGGGCGTCGGGCCCGATGTTGACGTGGAGAACTGGCCGAAGGACGTGATTGCCGGTCACGACCCGCAGCTCGAACGCGCGGTGCAGGAAGGGCTGCGCATGCTCAAGGCGAAGCCGGTCGATCGGGCCACGAAAGAGCCGCCCCCACCGACGTGGGGCAAGAGGAAGTAG